One Desulforhopalus sp. DNA segment encodes these proteins:
- a CDS encoding NADH-quinone reductase, which produces MMRLTKSKYFVLAALIFWFAPLLAQAEGFIVSQTFSAKNQITVNFAGTVDKNIAETIGNYTIFEEPDPDILLDLQSAVLGQDGKSVTLQFKAPLNSVKTHVVTVKGLPGTDKTTIRVSKSYLGYLFGIFISALLINNFVFTKYLGLCVFFGTSKKKSTAKGMGVVFTIVMVVSALMSWFFFNYILTPFNLNFLQIVVFIGLVSLTVQAVDTVLRKVNPVLFNSFGVYLVLVIANCVIIAVPLILANNNYNIFETFMLALGAGGGFLLALYLMSSVSERLQLAKIPPSFKGLPIAFIVAGQFAMAFLGFSGLQIF; this is translated from the coding sequence ATGATGAGGCTGACAAAGAGTAAATATTTCGTACTGGCGGCGCTGATCTTCTGGTTCGCTCCCCTGTTGGCACAGGCGGAGGGATTTATAGTCAGTCAAACATTTTCAGCAAAAAACCAAATTACCGTTAATTTTGCTGGTACGGTCGATAAAAATATCGCTGAGACCATTGGTAACTACACGATATTTGAAGAACCTGATCCAGACATCCTTTTAGATTTGCAATCGGCAGTTCTTGGGCAAGACGGCAAAAGCGTAACCTTGCAGTTTAAGGCACCGCTCAATTCGGTGAAGACCCATGTGGTAACCGTAAAAGGCTTACCAGGAACCGATAAGACGACCATCCGGGTGAGCAAATCGTATCTTGGGTATCTTTTTGGCATTTTTATCTCAGCGCTGCTGATCAATAACTTTGTTTTTACCAAATATCTTGGTCTTTGCGTGTTTTTCGGCACTTCCAAGAAGAAGAGTACCGCCAAGGGAATGGGGGTCGTTTTTACCATTGTTATGGTTGTTTCGGCCCTGATGAGCTGGTTCTTCTTCAATTATATCTTGACCCCCTTCAACCTGAATTTCCTGCAGATTGTCGTATTTATCGGCCTGGTTTCCCTGACCGTCCAGGCCGTTGACACCGTACTCCGGAAGGTTAATCCGGTACTCTTCAATTCCTTTGGGGTGTACTTGGTTCTGGTCATTGCCAACTGTGTCATTATTGCGGTGCCTCTGATACTCGCCAATAATAATTACAACATTTTTGAGACCTTCATGTTGGCGTTGGGAGCTGGCGGCGGTTTCTTGTTAGCTCTGTATTTGATGAGTTCAGTGAGCGAACGCTTGCAGCTCGCAAAGATACCACCAAGCTTTAAGGGATTGCCCATTGCCTTTATCGTTGCCGGACAATTCGCCATGGCTTTCCTTGGGTTTTCGGGATTGCAAATTTTTTAG
- a CDS encoding Fe-S cluster domain-containing protein: protein MDPELIKLALGGLVLLGCIGLFFGIGLAIAAHKFAVEVNPLIEHVVESLPLAQCGGCGYPGCEGYAIAVVTDPDVPPNLCFPGKEKVANRVAELTGKKMAAVEDQIAVVRCSRVEGRVSHKHEYYGFASCTAANLSFGGPSACQYACIGLGECAAACPFDAIDMVENFPIINPDKCVSCGVCVRTCPKAIIEIQTLKARVFVPCSTKDLGKNVKAVCQVGCIGCKMCVKACPAGAVTYENNLTKIDHKACIAYGPSCETACVTKCPREIFRHYQGRQVIARSGVDGLKMAG, encoded by the coding sequence ATGGATCCGGAATTAATCAAATTGGCGTTAGGGGGCTTGGTTTTGCTCGGCTGCATAGGCTTATTCTTTGGAATCGGCCTGGCTATTGCCGCCCACAAATTCGCAGTGGAGGTTAATCCGCTTATTGAGCATGTGGTCGAGTCACTGCCTCTCGCCCAATGCGGAGGGTGCGGATATCCGGGATGTGAAGGGTATGCCATTGCTGTTGTCACTGATCCTGACGTTCCACCTAATCTTTGTTTTCCTGGTAAGGAGAAAGTAGCCAATCGGGTAGCCGAGCTCACTGGCAAGAAGATGGCGGCGGTTGAGGATCAGATTGCCGTGGTGCGGTGTTCAAGGGTCGAAGGAAGGGTCAGCCATAAGCATGAGTATTACGGCTTTGCTTCCTGCACTGCTGCAAACCTCAGCTTCGGCGGGCCATCGGCTTGCCAATACGCGTGCATCGGCTTAGGTGAATGTGCTGCCGCGTGTCCCTTTGACGCCATCGACATGGTGGAAAACTTCCCGATCATCAACCCCGATAAATGTGTGAGCTGTGGGGTTTGCGTGCGGACCTGTCCGAAGGCGATTATCGAAATTCAGACCCTCAAGGCGAGGGTCTTTGTTCCTTGTTCGACAAAAGATCTTGGAAAAAATGTTAAAGCGGTTTGTCAGGTGGGATGTATCGGCTGCAAGATGTGTGTCAAGGCCTGCCCGGCTGGTGCGGTCACTTACGAAAACAATCTTACCAAGATCGACCATAAAGCCTGTATTGCATATGGTCCATCATGTGAAACTGCCTGCGTGACTAAGTGCCCGCGAGAGATTTTCCGGCATTACCAGGGCCGTCAGGTGATTGCCCGCAGTGGTGTCGACGGCCTGAAGATGGCTGGGTGA
- a CDS encoding FAD:protein FMN transferase: protein MKTPETAFDQKRRSFLKLSGLLGLGAASAALLPAEKAEAFLFGKKEFKVTKTKLAMGTFVAITAIHSSRDEAEQAIGLAFEEIDRLNNMLTHFDKSSPVGSFNASGKIEAVPGEMQELIARSLYLNRETGGAFDITVLPIIDLYKTSFASNTTPTDAEIDTALKNVGIENLHVQGGGLVFGKSDMAITLDGIAKGYIVDKASGVLRGNGVTNHLINAGGDIRVSGLAAQGKDWTVAIQDPAKRREFPDVITMRDGAIATSGSYEIYYDKEMMFHHIVDGRTGHSPNLSSSVTIMAPTCMDADALATAVFVMEPVAGVEFINRRPDYQCFIIGKEGDISRSKGWHV from the coding sequence ATGAAAACTCCAGAAACTGCCTTCGATCAAAAAAGAAGATCCTTTTTAAAGCTCTCCGGCCTCTTAGGGCTTGGAGCCGCGTCGGCCGCCCTTCTCCCGGCTGAGAAGGCGGAGGCCTTTCTTTTTGGCAAAAAGGAATTCAAGGTTACCAAAACAAAATTGGCAATGGGCACCTTTGTGGCCATTACCGCCATTCACTCGTCCCGCGACGAAGCAGAGCAGGCCATCGGCCTAGCGTTCGAGGAAATAGACCGGCTGAACAACATGTTGACCCATTTTGACAAAAGTTCTCCGGTTGGGTCTTTTAATGCCAGCGGCAAGATTGAAGCTGTTCCCGGTGAAATGCAGGAATTAATTGCCCGTTCACTGTACCTTAACCGGGAAACCGGTGGAGCCTTTGATATTACCGTCCTCCCGATCATCGATCTCTACAAGACAAGCTTTGCGAGCAATACAACGCCGACTGATGCGGAGATTGATACTGCCCTCAAGAACGTAGGTATTGAGAATCTGCATGTTCAGGGTGGTGGCCTCGTTTTCGGGAAAAGCGACATGGCCATCACCCTTGATGGTATTGCCAAAGGGTACATCGTTGATAAGGCATCGGGAGTGCTCCGTGGGAACGGCGTCACCAATCATCTTATCAATGCCGGCGGTGATATCCGGGTCAGCGGTCTTGCCGCCCAGGGAAAGGACTGGACAGTTGCCATACAGGATCCAGCTAAACGGCGAGAATTTCCGGATGTCATCACCATGCGCGATGGGGCGATTGCCACCTCGGGGAGCTACGAGATCTATTATGACAAGGAAATGATGTTTCATCATATCGTTGATGGGCGCACCGGCCATTCTCCGAACCTGTCCAGCAGTGTGACGATTATGGCACCGACCTGTATGGATGCCGATGCTTTGGCCACGGCTGTATTCGTAATGGAACCTGTTGCCGGTGTCGAATTTATCAACCGCCGGCCCGATTATCAGTGCTTCATCATCGGCAAGGAGGGGGATATTTCTCGCTCAAAAGGGTGGCACGTTTAA
- a CDS encoding diguanylate cyclase, whose protein sequence is MNIRRNIIIFNVLWALLIAASLAWMVHKARDEQQRIALISARSIFKQIIIARRWNSSHGGVYASVTERNQPNPYLEDPRRDLRFDENLLLTKINPAYMTRQMSEIAMREDGVQFHITSLKPLRPENAPSPIEEQFLQNFDKGKKEEHAFLEEDGRSVIKYMAPLQTEKSCLACHQKQGYKEGDVRGGISVSLPFSMNIALEAMALPHLLIWAIGMLGMNFLGFQLDRSYNVIRRQAVMDALTGIPNRRSFSERILAEFAICRKGDAELSVIMCDIDDFKKFNDYYGHIAGDECLRRVAKGIQESLKRPVDFCARYGGEEFVVVLPNSTLKGAVTVAERIRHRIEELQIGHLGSTTGGIVTLSLGIATSRIVGALSYEKLIKCADQALYIAKKRGRNRVHQYIEGDENVL, encoded by the coding sequence ATGAACATTCGCAGAAACATAATCATCTTTAATGTGCTTTGGGCCCTTCTCATAGCTGCATCCCTGGCCTGGATGGTACATAAGGCCCGCGATGAACAGCAACGTATCGCCCTAATTTCCGCCCGATCGATATTTAAGCAAATAATTATTGCCAGGAGATGGAATTCCTCCCACGGAGGTGTTTATGCCTCCGTAACAGAGAGGAATCAACCTAATCCGTATCTTGAGGATCCCCGTCGCGATCTCCGATTTGATGAAAATCTCCTGCTCACTAAAATCAATCCGGCCTACATGACCAGGCAGATGAGCGAGATAGCCATGCGGGAAGATGGCGTTCAATTCCACATCACCAGTCTGAAACCGCTTCGCCCGGAAAATGCCCCTAGCCCGATAGAGGAACAATTCCTTCAGAACTTTGATAAGGGTAAAAAAGAAGAGCATGCTTTTCTTGAGGAGGACGGCCGGTCGGTCATTAAATATATGGCGCCCTTGCAAACCGAAAAATCGTGTCTCGCGTGTCACCAGAAGCAGGGATATAAAGAGGGTGATGTTCGTGGCGGAATAAGCGTATCTCTACCATTTTCCATGAATATTGCCCTTGAAGCAATGGCTTTGCCGCACCTCCTGATATGGGCAATTGGTATGCTCGGGATGAATTTTCTTGGCTTCCAATTGGATCGATCCTACAACGTGATCAGGCGCCAGGCGGTTATGGATGCCCTTACCGGGATTCCCAACAGGCGCAGTTTTTCTGAAAGAATTCTGGCGGAATTCGCAATCTGCCGCAAAGGTGATGCCGAACTTTCTGTGATCATGTGTGATATTGATGATTTTAAAAAGTTCAATGACTATTATGGCCACATCGCTGGAGATGAATGTTTACGAAGGGTAGCGAAAGGTATTCAGGAGTCCTTGAAAAGGCCGGTTGATTTCTGTGCTCGCTATGGCGGGGAGGAGTTTGTGGTTGTCCTCCCCAACAGCACGCTGAAAGGTGCGGTGACCGTTGCCGAGAGGATCCGGCACCGTATCGAAGAGCTGCAGATCGGGCACCTAGGTTCAACTACGGGGGGTATTGTTACACTTAGTCTGGGCATTGCTACCAGCAGGATTGTAGGTGCACTTTCATATGAGAAACTCATTAAGTGCGCGGATCAAGCTTTGTATATTGCCAAAAAGCGGGGGCGCAATCGGGTGCATCAGTATATTGAAGGGGATGAAAATGTGCTTTGA
- a CDS encoding glycosyltransferase yields the protein MAINFRHILTTIWYRLTSPQYRLLLRSGLFDPDFYLENNPDVAASGAEPLAHYLTRGFAELRQPGPLFDARYYIHQVPSLDQGQSNPLLHYLTIGRYQGLRPNPLFDPEYLGRQSGDDDASQPDLFSRFLQGELPGMQQSSPSPYFDPHFYCLKYPDAAHLLSDPVAAYIHFLKVGRGENRQPSAYFDTAFYLDKTPVLRDMGLDPISHYCMFGCREFKSPSPVFDAAFYLRTYGPVENDDPFAHYLRNQGHDNRRPCAWFDPAFYKETYLSELGDAPPPLKHFLESGLREGLYPNRQIFDCAEKPLISVIVPVYNVEAAHLNNCIRSVLYQSYPHWQLCLADDCSTAPKVRPLLMDWAAANPRIKVTFLPENRGISLATNTAARLAEGSYLAFLDNDDELALDALETIAQRISTDPAKLYYSDEDLIGADGRQFSIFRKPGFNSELLLCHNYVTHLVVAQKELFDDVGGCDTDLNGAQDLDLFLKLSEKADAVLHIPKILYHWRASASSTSINHDQKHYADEAGRRAVAKAMARRCLPGDALFTDWKFFYRAKRSVKKDHLVSVVISWERAPSLMLPWLTGLLARAGYAVHQLLILATNRECAAIATTFGEKTGIATVCRIVAGDLNLAVHWPSLLPDIQGEFVTFASGSLENFSEEWLTALLEYGQLADVGLVSGRVDYPEGYEDIASPIPDCSRTSPFYFHHFLTGSSQLMNGLHCPQEAIGVSGDLCLIRSQLLKAMTPCDSADFPFIFAFTDISYRLIEQGKIHMYTPYCKATMAQDGIARRQLWPLAALQDEKARFQDKWSTFLKNGDPFYNIGIVTDNGISEDAFRHWLAGEGGCA from the coding sequence TTCTCTTGACCAGGGGCAAAGCAACCCCTTGCTCCATTATCTCACAATCGGCAGATATCAAGGACTCCGTCCCAATCCCCTTTTTGATCCAGAATACCTGGGCCGGCAATCTGGCGATGATGATGCGTCTCAACCTGACCTCTTTTCCCGCTTCCTTCAAGGTGAACTGCCGGGAATGCAACAAAGCTCGCCATCTCCCTACTTCGATCCACACTTTTATTGTCTGAAATATCCGGATGCTGCCCATCTTCTCAGCGATCCGGTCGCGGCCTACATCCACTTTTTAAAGGTCGGTCGAGGCGAAAACCGCCAGCCAAGCGCCTATTTCGACACTGCCTTTTACCTCGACAAAACTCCCGTGCTCCGCGACATGGGCCTTGACCCGATCAGCCATTATTGCATGTTCGGATGCCGCGAATTTAAGAGTCCTTCTCCGGTATTTGACGCCGCATTTTATCTCAGAACCTATGGCCCGGTGGAGAACGACGACCCCTTTGCCCATTATCTGCGAAACCAAGGGCATGATAACCGGCGCCCCTGCGCCTGGTTTGATCCGGCCTTCTACAAAGAGACCTATCTCAGCGAGCTGGGTGATGCCCCGCCGCCCCTCAAGCATTTTCTCGAAAGCGGTCTGAGGGAAGGCCTGTATCCGAATCGGCAGATTTTTGACTGCGCCGAAAAACCGCTGATCTCCGTCATAGTCCCAGTATATAACGTTGAAGCCGCCCATCTTAATAACTGTATCCGCTCCGTGCTTTATCAATCCTATCCCCATTGGCAGCTGTGTCTTGCCGACGACTGCAGCACTGCCCCGAAGGTCCGTCCACTGCTAATGGACTGGGCCGCCGCCAACCCCAGAATTAAGGTAACTTTTCTTCCCGAAAATAGGGGGATATCTCTAGCGACCAACACTGCCGCAAGACTTGCTGAGGGGAGCTATCTCGCCTTTCTTGACAACGACGACGAGCTTGCATTAGACGCCCTGGAAACCATTGCCCAACGTATCAGCACCGACCCTGCCAAACTGTATTATAGCGATGAAGACCTCATTGGCGCCGACGGCCGGCAATTCAGCATCTTCCGTAAACCAGGCTTCAATAGCGAACTGCTGCTCTGCCACAATTATGTCACCCATTTGGTAGTGGCTCAAAAAGAGCTGTTTGATGATGTCGGGGGTTGCGACACGGATCTCAACGGCGCCCAGGATCTTGACCTCTTCCTCAAGCTCTCGGAAAAAGCCGATGCAGTTCTCCACATACCGAAAATTCTCTATCACTGGCGTGCCTCTGCCTCTTCAACCAGTATCAATCATGACCAAAAGCACTACGCCGACGAGGCCGGACGAAGGGCTGTCGCCAAGGCCATGGCCCGCCGTTGCCTTCCTGGAGATGCACTCTTTACCGACTGGAAATTCTTCTACCGCGCCAAGAGATCCGTCAAAAAAGACCATTTAGTGTCGGTGGTGATTAGTTGGGAGCGCGCACCAAGCCTTATGTTGCCGTGGCTGACTGGCCTTTTGGCCCGAGCCGGGTATGCGGTTCACCAACTGCTCATACTCGCGACCAACCGGGAATGCGCGGCAATTGCCACCACCTTTGGCGAAAAGACAGGGATCGCCACCGTCTGCCGAATAGTCGCGGGCGACCTCAACCTAGCCGTGCACTGGCCGTCCCTTCTCCCCGACATCCAAGGCGAATTTGTCACCTTCGCAAGTGGTAGCTTAGAAAATTTTAGTGAAGAGTGGCTTACCGCCCTCCTCGAATACGGGCAATTGGCGGATGTAGGTCTTGTCTCAGGCAGGGTAGATTACCCCGAAGGGTATGAAGACATCGCCAGCCCTATTCCCGATTGCAGCAGAACCTCACCTTTTTACTTTCACCACTTTCTCACCGGCAGTTCACAACTCATGAACGGCCTGCATTGTCCCCAGGAAGCGATTGGAGTCAGTGGCGATCTTTGTCTCATCCGCAGTCAGTTGCTAAAGGCAATGACACCCTGCGATTCCGCTGATTTCCCCTTTATTTTTGCCTTTACCGATATTTCCTACCGGCTGATTGAACAGGGCAAAATACATATGTACACCCCCTATTGTAAGGCGACCATGGCCCAGGACGGCATCGCTCGCCGCCAACTTTGGCCATTGGCAGCCCTGCAGGATGAAAAAGCTCGGTTTCAAGACAAATGGTCCACGTTCTTGAAGAATGGCGATCCCTTTTACAATATCGGCATCGTTACTGACAATGGCATATCAGAGGACGCCTTTCGGCACTGGCTGGCTGGCGAAGGCGGGTGCGCCTGA